In Macadamia integrifolia cultivar HAES 741 chromosome 13, SCU_Mint_v3, whole genome shotgun sequence, one DNA window encodes the following:
- the LOC122059975 gene encoding kinesin-like protein KIN-13B codes for MNAIGRQMQRSGTSTVHHQRQYSDNFSETSTNGRWLQSAGLQHLQSSNANANANIPGPQDFGNYGGGGGGGVQGSRSFWNLQRSVNGGNELYSEPSTPPLDSRSSSLRKNGDDQMSPGELSPGILDLHSFDTELLPDVPVPAQYDNSTLYHAARGRSFDDSEHYLPTSKQIIKDRVLPENNLLKSLPADKEKTNSVAKIKVVVRKRPLNKKETAKKEEDIVTIEPSSNFLTVHETKLKVDLTEYVEKHEFVFDAVLNEEVSNDEVYRETVAPIVPIIFQRTKATCFAYGQTGSGKTYTMQPLPLKASQDILRLMHHAYRNQGFQLFVSFFEIYGGKLFDLLNDRRKLFMREDGKQQVCIVGLQEYKVSDVETIREFIEKGNATRSTGTTGANEESSRSHAILQLVIKRSADGNESKPPRVVGKLSFIDLAGSERGADTTDNDKQTRMEGAEINKSLLALKECIRALDSDQGHIPFRGSKLTEVLRDSFVGDSRTVMISCISPGSGSCEHTLNTLRYADRVKSLSRGNTTKKDPLLSTINLRDSTAASISSVFPAASNFESNISDVPNETSRFGWSRQIEREASPSFNLDRTPSGREEGPYASTVYSDFLKDNQRDRFGTTIEDFDYSEEFYEQRPLRKTGKPETYQFSGVDDRAKRTHTQAKNKNLPNFNANNSQSDDDLNALLKEEEDLVSAHRKLVEETIDIVREEMNLLVEADQPGNQLDDYISRLNTILSQKAAGILQLQNRLAHFQKHLNEHNVLVSSGL; via the exons atgaACGCAATCGGGAGACAGATGCAGAGATCGGGTACGTCCACCGTCCACCATCAGCGTCAGTACTCCGACAATTTCTCAGAGACCTCCACAAATGGAAGATGGCTTCAATCTGCTGGTCTTCAGCACCTCCAGTCCTCGAACGCAAATGCGAATGCAAATATTCCTGGTCCACAG GACTTCGGTAATTATGGCGGCGGTGGCGGTGGAGGAGTTCAGGGATCAAGATCGTTTTGGAATTTGCAGAGGAGCGTTAATGGAGGAAATGAGCTTTACTCGGAGCCTTCGACTCCGCCACTTGATTCTAGGTCGTCTAGCCTGAGGAAGAATGGTGACGACCAAATGTCTCCCGGTGAGCTCAGTCCTGGTATCTTGGATCTGCATTCGTTTGATACTGAGCTACTTCCGGAC GTTCCGGTTCCTGCTCAATATGATAATTCTACTCTTTACCATGCTGCTCGGGGCAGAAGCTTTGATGACTCTGAGCATTATCTTCCTACcagcaaacaaataattaaagatCGTGTTCTTCCAGAGAATAATCTTCTGAAAAGCTTACCAGCTGATAAAGAGAAGACTAATTCTGTTGCTAAAATCAAAGTTGTG GTTCGCAAGAGACCTCTAAATAAGAAGGAAAcagccaagaaagaggaagacatCGTAACCATAGAGCCGAGTTCCAATTTTCTTACTGTTCATGAGACTAAACTGAAG GTTGATCTGACAGAGTATGTCGAGAAGCATGAATTTGTTTTTGATGCAGTGCTGAATGAGGAAGTTTCAAATGATGAA GTCTATCGTGAGACTGTGGCACCTATTGTTCCAATAATTTTTCAGAGGACCAAAGCAACTTGCTTTGCATATGGGCAAACAG GGAGTGGGAAAACTTATACAATGCAACCTCTGCCACTGAAAGCATCACAGGATATCTTGAGATTAATGCACCATGCTTACCGTAATCAAGGTTTCCAGTTGTTCGTGAGTTTCTTTGAGATATATGGTGGGAAGCTTTTTGATCTTCTTAATGATCGGAG AAAGCTTTTCATGAGGGAGGATGGTAAGCAGCAAGTCTGTATTGTTGGTTTGCAAGAGTACAAAGTATCCGATGTGGAGACAATCAGAGAGTTTATTGAGAAAGGAAATGCCACGAGAAGTACAGGCACAACTGGTGCTAATGAGGAATCTTCCCGCTCACATGCTATTCTTCAGCTTGTTATCAAGAGATCTGCTGATGGAAATGAATCAAAGCCTCCCCGTGTTGTTGGCAAGCTGTCATTTATAGATCTTGCTGGAAGTGAACGTGGTGCAGATACCACTGATAATGATAAGCAGACAAG AATGGAAGGTGCTGAAATTAATAAAAGCCTGCTTGCATTGAAGGAATGTATTCGAGCACTTGACAGTGATCAGGGACACATTCCTTTCAGAGGGAGTAAATTGACTGAAGTTCTTAGAGATTCATTTGTTGGTGATTCACGCACAGTTATGATATCATGCATTTCGCCAGGCTCAGGATCATGTGAACACACTCTCAACACATTAAGATATGCAGACAG GGTTAAGAGCCTTTCAAGGGGGAACACCACCAAGAAGGATCCTTTATTGTCTACCATTAACCTAAGGGACTCAACTGCTGCATCCATATCTTCAGTTTTTCCAGCTGCATCAAATTTTGAGAGTAACATCTCTGATGTTCCTAATGAAACAAGCAGATTTGGATGGTCCAGacagattgagagagaagcttCTCCCTCTTTTAATCTGGATCGTACACCTAGTGGAAGGGAGGAGGGCCCTTATGCTTCAACTGTATATTCAGATTTCCTCAAGGATAATCAACGAGATAGGTTTGGAACTACCATTGAGGATTTTGATTACTCAGAGGAATTCTATGAGCAGAGGCCACTGCGAAAGACTGGAAAGCCGGAGACCTACCAATTCTCTGGTGTGGATGACAGGGCAAAGAGAACTCACACACaggcaaaaaacaaaaacttgcCAAACTTCAATGCTAACAACTCACAATCAGATGATGATCTGAATGCTCTCTTAAAG GAAGAGGAGGATCTAGTATCTGCTCACAGAAAATTGGTTGAGGAGACTATAGATATTGTCAGAGAG GAGATGAACCTGTTAGTTGAAGCAGATCAACCAGGAAATCAGCTCGATGATTACATCTCTAGATTGAACACTATTCTTTCCCAAAAGGCTGCAGGGATATTACAATTGCAGAACCGCTTGGCTCATTTCCAGAAACATCTGAATGAGCACAATGTTTTAGTCTCATCTGGTCTTTGA
- the LOC122059225 gene encoding mitochondrial arginine transporter BAC2-like — protein sequence MDFWPEYLATSWGKEFVAGGFGGAAGIISGYPLDTLRIRLQQPSNPIRSATGLLRQIVASEGASALYRGMGAPLASVTFQNALVFQTYAVLSRAFDSSTNNIDPPSYRSVALAGFGTGALQSFLLSPVELVKIRLQLQQTSTGRSPNHHGNDDLRSPASMAKYIFRSEGVRGLFRGLNITALRDAPAHGFYFWTYEYTREKLHPGCRKSGQESLNTMLVAGGLAGVSSWLCCYPLDVVKTRLQAQTQSPWDHPPPKYRGIIDCLCKSVQEEGFRVLWRGLGTAIVRAFVVNGAIFVAYEVSLRCLFTNNSNHGSIQADKNRLLEKPV from the exons ATGGATTTCTGGCCAGAGTATCTAGCGACCAGTTGGGGGAAAGAGTTCGTGGCAGGAGGGTTCGGAGGAGCTGCAGGGATAATCTCTGGTTACCCTTTAGACACACTGAGGATCCGTCTTCAACAACCTTCCAATCCCATCAGATCTGCCACTGGCCTCCTCCGCCAGATCGTCGCTTCTGAGGGAGCTTCCGCCCTGTACCGTGGCATGGGAGCCCCATTAGCCTCTGTCACTTTCCAG AATGCCTTGGTATTTCAAACCTACGCAGTTCTATCCCGAGCATTTGATTCATCAACCAACAACATAGATCCCCCTTCTTACAGAAGCGTGGCATTAGCGGGCTTTGGAACAGGGGCCCTTCAAAGTTTTCTACTCAGCCCTGTTGAATTAGTAAAGATACGCCTCCAATTACAACAAACAAGTACCGGACGATCACCAAACCACCATGGAAACGATGATCTGAGAAGTCCAGCAAGCATGGCTAAATACATTTTCAGAAGCGAAGGGGTGAGAGGACTCTTTCGAGGCCTCAACATCACTGCCCTTCGAGATGCGCCAGCTCATGGCTTCTACTTCTGGACCTATGAGTACACGCGAGAGAAACTCCACCCAGGTTGTCGAAAGAGTGGTCAAGAGAGCCTCAATACGATGTTAGTTGCAGGAGGGCTTGCAGGGGTTTCTAGTTGGTTGTGTTGTTATCCTTTGGATGTTGTAAAGACCAGACTTCAGGCTCAGACGCAATctccatgggatcatcctccaCCTAAATACCGTGGCATCATCGATTGCCTATGCAAAAGCGTCCAGGAAGAGGGATTTCGTGTCTTGTGGAGAGGTTTGGGTACTGCAATCGTTCGGGCTTTTGTGGTGAATGGAGCCATCTTTGTTGCCTATGAGGTATCTCTTCGATGCTTATTTACCAACAACAGTAACCATGGAAGCATTCAAGCAGATAAGAACAGACTATTGGAGAAACCCGTTTAA